One region of Quercus lobata isolate SW786 chromosome 2, ValleyOak3.0 Primary Assembly, whole genome shotgun sequence genomic DNA includes:
- the LOC115974747 gene encoding histone deacetylase 19-like: METGGNSLPSGPDGVKRKVSYFYDPEVGNYYYGQGHAMKPHRIRMTHALLAHYGLLQHMQVLKPTPARDRDLCKFHADDYVNFLRAITPETQQDQLRLLKRFNVGEDCPVFDGLYAFCQTYAGGSVGGAVKLNQGGCDIAINWAGGLHHAKKCEASGFCYVNDIVLGILELLKVHERVLYVDIDIHHGDGVEEAFYTTDRVMTVSFHKFGDYFPGTGDIRDIGYGKGKYYSLNVPLDDGIDDESYQSLFKPIIGKVMEVYRPGAVVLQCGADSLSGDRLGCFNLSIKGHAECVRFIRSFNVPLLLVGGGGYTIRNVARCWCYETGVALGIEVDDKMPQHEYYEYFGPDYNLHVAPSNMENKNSRPLLDEIRERLLDYLSKLQHAPSAQFQERPPDTQLLEDDEDQDDGDDRWDRDSDMDSDDDRKALPGRVKREYIESEPKNLAPTVMAIDEPSIKVEQDNSNKSSDQHTDMNS, from the exons ATGGAAACGGGAGGCAATTCCCTTCCGTCCGGCCCTGATGGGGTGAAGAGGAAAGTGTCATATTTCTATGACCCGGAAGTTGGAAATTATTATTACGGACAAGGTCACGCGATGAAGCCTCATAGAATTCGAATGACACATGCTCTTTTAGCCCACTATGGATTGCTTCAGCATATGCAGGTCTTGAAGCCCACTCCTGCTAGAGATAGGGATCTTTGCAAGTTCCACGCTGATGATTATGTGAATTTTCTTAGAGCCATCACCCCGGAGACGCAGCAAGATCAGCTGAGGCTGCTAAAGAGGTTTAATGTTGGTGAAGACTGCCCGGTATTTGATGGTCTTTACGCATTCTGTCAGACTTATGCTGGGGGTTCAGTTGGTGGTGCTGTTAAATTGAATCAAGGAGGCTGTGATATTGCGATAAACTGGGCTGGTGGGTTGCATCATGCCAAAAAGTGTGAGGCTTCTGGATTCTGCTATGTGAATGATATTGTCTTGGGAATTTTGGAGCTCCTCAAAGTACATGAG CGTGTTTTGTATGTGGACATTGATATCCACCATGGTGATGGTGTAGAGGAGGCTTTTTACACAACTGATAGAGTCATGACTGTTTCATTTCATAAATTTGGAGACTATTTCCCTGGTACAGGCGATATTCGTGATATTGGatatggaaaaggaaaatattattcTCTTAATGTACCCCTAGATGATGGTATTGATGATGAGAGCTACCAGTCATTGTTTAAGCCAATAATAGGTAAAGTGATGGAAGTTTACAGGCCTGGTGCTGTGGTCCTACAGTGTGGTGCAGACTCTTTGTCTGGCGACAGATTAGGGTGTTTCAATCTATCAATTAAAGGCCATGCAGAGTGTGTTAGATTTATCAGATCTTTCAATGTGCCACTTCTATTGGTGGGTGGAGGTGGTTATACAATACGAAATGTCGCTCGTTGCTGGTGTTATGAG ACGGGTGTTGCACTTGGGATTGAAGTTGATGATAAGATGCCACAACATGAGTATTACGAGTACTTTGGTCCAGACTATAATCTTCATGTAGCTCCAAGTAACATGGAAAACAAGAACTCCCGTCCATTATTGGATGAGATAAGAGAAAGACTCCTTGATTATCTATCTAAGCTGCAACATGCACCAAGTGCCCAGTTCCAAGAGCGCCCACCTGATACACAGCTTCTCGAG gatgatgaagatcaagatgaTGGAGATGATAGATGGGATCGTGATTCTGACATGGATTCTGATGATGACCG TAAAGCTCTGCCAGGTCGAGTAAAGAGAGAATACATCGAATCTGAACCTAAAAATTTG GCACCAACTGTGATGGCAATAGATGAGCCATCCATCAAAGTGGAGCAGGATAACTCGAACAAATCATCGGATCAACACACTGATATGAACTCATGA